A genome region from Candidatus Cloacimonadota bacterium includes the following:
- a CDS encoding choice-of-anchor D domain-containing protein, which translates to MKKLILILFVVLFVFSLSAKDIGLSTGNVKEIQKETKAPPRPYGPEAYNPRPEIDRAYATVGAGASLSGAYDTDITPFGTYYHDGRNQMLYTAAELSAAGLSAGLINSVGFNVGAASTQVMNGFNLSMGHTTETTMPAGWSVATLTNQYSGTWTAAAGWNDITTSFTWDGTSNIVVEVCFDNDSYTSNSTVYYDVYTGMHSQAYNDNTAGCSDPWETNPEERPQTRFGFTATVPVLIAAPSSYDYGTVNTGSCSGWITFTLSNGGTGTINVSNIALGGANPGEFQIQNNPAPCALPPNATIEVRFCPTTDGAKSADLVITHDVGRLTTNIPLIGTGFTYAQGDACSNPYIVGPLPYSHSDDSSLFTDTIGNASPDVWYEWTIDHAGDYTMTTCNAGSTFDTYIRLIADDCVTEITSNDDNCSGFSGTLSTIDCYSLTPGTYYGVVEGFSSYSGPYQVDFFECFEFGACCDYTDPLNPTCTDGVLPADCAEAWNAFHASPAVCADDPCAVPCVDCVDNEGEPCGTDVNGGCNMPAGTEYFTPLQCNTTVCGNMWADGGTRDTDWYDIYLEAGSTITLDIYSDISWVMGMVEDSGGWGTITCPATAFYQYTTGARCTPGQLVIDTPGPSGNYIIWVGPSDYYNWPCGQWEGNAYELTVTCTGGQPDPPTGVAITVTNTRDDVEVTWTVEAGLTYNVYSSADPYAAFPAGWTLEETGNTSGTYGEAAGAQKYYVVTANN; encoded by the coding sequence ATGAAAAAATTGATTCTTATTTTATTTGTGGTGCTTTTTGTTTTCAGCCTTTCTGCCAAAGATATTGGATTATCAACAGGTAATGTAAAGGAAATCCAGAAAGAAACAAAAGCTCCTCCAAGACCTTATGGTCCCGAAGCGTATAATCCCAGACCGGAAATCGACAGAGCTTATGCTACGGTTGGAGCCGGTGCAAGTTTATCAGGTGCTTACGATACTGACATCACGCCTTTTGGAACATATTATCATGATGGCAGGAACCAGATGTTGTATACTGCTGCTGAACTTAGTGCAGCCGGTCTCTCTGCCGGACTAATTAACAGCGTCGGCTTTAATGTTGGTGCTGCTTCTACTCAGGTCATGAATGGCTTCAATCTCAGTATGGGTCATACAACTGAAACAACAATGCCTGCTGGTTGGTCAGTAGCTACATTGACCAATCAATATTCCGGAACCTGGACTGCTGCTGCCGGCTGGAATGACATTACTACTTCCTTTACCTGGGATGGAACAAGTAATATCGTGGTAGAAGTATGCTTTGATAATGACTCTTATACTTCTAACTCAACAGTTTATTATGATGTTTATACAGGTATGCATTCCCAGGCTTATAATGATAATACTGCCGGTTGTTCTGATCCCTGGGAAACAAATCCGGAAGAAAGACCTCAGACAAGATTTGGTTTTACTGCAACTGTACCTGTATTAATTGCAGCTCCATCTTCATATGATTACGGGACAGTTAATACAGGAAGTTGTTCAGGCTGGATAACCTTTACTCTCAGTAATGGTGGTACCGGAACGATCAATGTTTCAAATATTGCTCTCGGTGGCGCTAATCCTGGTGAATTCCAAATCCAGAACAATCCTGCTCCATGTGCTCTTCCGCCCAATGCTACAATCGAGGTCAGATTCTGTCCGACTACAGATGGAGCAAAATCTGCTGATTTAGTTATTACACATGATGTAGGAAGGCTTACAACCAATATTCCTCTTATCGGAACAGGATTTACTTATGCTCAAGGTGATGCCTGCTCCAATCCGTATATTGTAGGTCCATTACCATATTCACATTCCGATGACTCCAGTTTATTCACCGATACGATCGGGAATGCTTCTCCTGATGTCTGGTATGAATGGACAATCGATCACGCCGGTGATTATACCATGACTACCTGTAATGCAGGAAGTACTTTTGATACTTACATCAGATTGATTGCTGATGACTGCGTTACTGAAATTACCTCTAATGATGATAATTGTTCAGGATTTAGCGGTACTCTTTCGACAATAGATTGTTATTCTTTAACTCCCGGAACTTACTATGGTGTGGTCGAAGGTTTTAGTTCTTACAGTGGTCCTTATCAGGTAGATTTCTTTGAATGCTTTGAATTTGGAGCTTGCTGTGATTATACGGATCCTCTGAATCCGACATGTACAGATGGTGTCCTTCCTGCAGATTGTGCTGAAGCCTGGAATGCTTTCCATGCAAGTCCAGCAGTATGTGCAGATGATCCTTGTGCAGTTCCCTGCGTAGATTGTGTGGATAACGAAGGAGAACCTTGCGGTACGGATGTGAACGGCGGCTGTAATATGCCGGCTGGAACAGAATACTTTACTCCGCTCCAATGTAATACTACTGTCTGCGGAAATATGTGGGCAGATGGCGGTACCAGAGATACTGACTGGTATGATATTTATCTGGAAGCTGGTTCTACCATAACCTTGGATATCTATTCCGATATTTCCTGGGTTATGGGAATGGTTGAAGACAGCGGCGGCTGGGGAACAATTACCTGTCCCGCAACTGCATTCTATCAATATACAACCGGTGCTCGTTGTACACCTGGTCAACTTGTAATCGATACTCCAGGACCAAGTGGTAATTACATTATCTGGGTTGGACCGAGTGATTATTACAACTGGCCCTGCGGCCAATGGGAAGGAAACGCCTACGAATTAACCGTAACTTGCACAGGCGGTCAACCTGATCCTCCAACCGGAGTCGCTATTACAGTAACTAATACCAGAGATGATGTAGAAGTTACCTGGACTGTTGAAGCTGGCTTAACTTATAATGTTTACAGCAGTGCTGATCCTTACGCAGCATTCCCAGCTGGTTGGACATTAGAAGAAACTGGTAATACATCAGGTACTTACGGTGAAGCTGCCGGTGCTCAAAAATACTATGTTGTCACAGCAAATAATTAA